In one Inquilinus sp. Marseille-Q2685 genomic region, the following are encoded:
- a CDS encoding cytochrome c oxidase assembly protein translates to MIVRTRSSALGEGLQERFFEWSCSRSMFVSDGVLTEHMAAHIAAMNVLAPLGAAAWDRSAGGRGAAKAVPLLPATAVQVALIWGWHLPAVFAAACRSPALTVAMHVSLVLAAFWFWSAVISGARRAGWTPLAALLATGKLFCLLGVLFTFAPRAILASPALPPTCFDPDSPRSLVEDQQLAGLLMLTACPLVYGGAAIAIARRRLAAVARDGGWRFSRRAG, encoded by the coding sequence GGGGAGGGGCTCCAGGAACGGTTTTTCGAATGGTCGTGTTCCCGTTCCATGTTCGTTTCGGATGGTGTTCTGACGGAGCATATGGCGGCGCATATCGCCGCGATGAATGTGCTGGCGCCGCTGGGCGCGGCCGCGTGGGATCGCTCGGCCGGCGGCCGCGGGGCGGCGAAGGCCGTGCCGCTGCTTCCCGCGACCGCCGTCCAGGTGGCCCTGATCTGGGGCTGGCATCTGCCGGCCGTGTTCGCGGCCGCCTGCCGCAGCCCGGCGCTGACGGTGGCGATGCATGTCTCGCTGGTCCTGGCCGCCTTCTGGTTCTGGTCCGCGGTGATCAGTGGAGCCCGGCGCGCCGGCTGGACGCCGCTGGCGGCGCTGCTGGCCACCGGCAAGCTGTTCTGCCTTCTCGGCGTTCTCTTCACCTTCGCGCCGCGTGCAATCCTCGCATCGCCGGCGCTGCCGCCGACCTGCTTCGATCCGGACTCGCCGCGTTCACTGGTGGAGGATCAGCAGCTCGCCGGGCTGCTGATGCTGACGGCCTGCCCGCTGGTCTACGGGGGCGCGGCGATCGCCATCGCGCGCCGCCGGCTCGCCGCGGTAGCCCGCGACGGCGGCTGGAGATTCTCCCGGAGGGCGGGCTAG
- a CDS encoding c-type cytochrome, giving the protein MRRRAIPAGAAPPGGCAGVQSALVPRGTEAQEIDALFWTVTAISAAVTVLVLVVTAVALRGPGGWRRVLATDRIVVGGGIVLPVVVLSALLVYGLLVMQAGAARSRSAEGPGVTITGKRWWWQVVYQDRDGREIVSANELRLPVGRPVAVRLETDDVIHSFWAPQLGGKLDMIPGRSNTLTLEATEAGVSRAQCAEYCGGAHALMSMHVVALEPDAYDSWLAAEAAPAREPALEPARRGRDLFLRNGCGACHAVRGTEAGGTIGPDLTHVGGRLSLGAAALPNDAEAFARWIADNQHVKPGNLMPPYHSLSPDDLAAIAAYLEGLD; this is encoded by the coding sequence ATGAGGCGCCGGGCGATACCGGCGGGCGCCGCGCCGCCCGGCGGTTGCGCGGGTGTCCAATCCGCGCTCGTTCCGCGCGGGACGGAGGCGCAGGAGATCGACGCGCTGTTCTGGACCGTCACCGCCATCTCGGCCGCCGTGACGGTCCTCGTCCTCGTCGTCACCGCCGTCGCCCTGCGCGGACCGGGCGGCTGGCGCCGGGTCCTGGCCACGGACCGGATCGTCGTCGGCGGCGGCATCGTGCTGCCGGTCGTGGTGCTGAGCGCCCTCCTGGTCTACGGCCTCCTGGTGATGCAGGCGGGCGCCGCCCGGTCCCGGAGCGCCGAGGGGCCGGGGGTGACGATCACCGGCAAGCGCTGGTGGTGGCAGGTCGTCTACCAGGACCGCGACGGGCGCGAGATCGTCAGCGCCAACGAGCTGCGGCTCCCGGTCGGCCGGCCGGTGGCCGTCCGGCTCGAAACCGACGATGTGATCCACAGCTTCTGGGCGCCGCAGCTGGGCGGCAAGCTCGACATGATCCCGGGCCGCAGCAACACCCTGACGCTGGAAGCCACCGAGGCCGGTGTCAGCCGGGCGCAGTGCGCGGAATATTGCGGCGGCGCCCATGCGCTGATGTCGATGCATGTCGTGGCGCTCGAACCAGACGCCTACGACTCCTGGCTCGCTGCCGAGGCCGCGCCAGCCCGCGAGCCCGCCTTGGAGCCGGCGAGGCGCGGCAGGGATCTGTTCCTGCGGAACGGCTGCGGCGCCTGCCATGCCGTGCGCGGCACGGAGGCGGGCGGCACCATCGGCCCGGACCTGACCCATGTCGGCGGCCGCCTGTCGCTCGGCGCCGCGGCGCTGCCGAACGATGCCGAGGCCTTCGCGCGCTGGATCGCCGACAACCAGCACGTCAAGCCGGGCAATCTGATGCCGCCCTACCACAGCCTGTCGCCCGACGACCTTGCCGCGATCGCCGCCTATCTGGAGGGGCTGGACTAG
- the ctaD gene encoding cytochrome c oxidase subunit I: MKDDARTQLPNPEPRPEGEEDQLLRIWARPRGWRILSDVNNITVGIAYLGAAFLFFLLAGILGLLMRTQLAVPGNDVIGQDLYNQIFTMHGTTMMFLFAVPAVEALGVMLLPQMLAARDLPFPRLSAFAIWAYVVGGLVFFSTILYDLAPSGGWFMYTPLTLKEFSPGDNADFWLLGIGFIEISAIAGAVEIVVGTLKTRPPGMSLAKMPIFAWAMLIFAAMIIFAFPAVILGTMLLEIERSFGWPFFTAAKGGDPLLWQHLFWFFGHPEVYIIFLPAAGLVSMIVSTMARRPLVGHDLIVVALIGTGFFSFGLWVHHMFTTGIPSLSLAFFSAASMAVAIPSGIQVFSWIATIAASRGRFRITTPSLFVLGFLVIFTMGGLTGVMVALVPVDFQVHDSYFVVAHLHYVLIGGMVFPLFATFYYWAPMVSRRMLSERLGRWVFGLMFTGFHIAFFPMHLAGLLGMPRRVWTYPGELGWNTLNLVSTIGAYVLAAGVLLFLIDLCRNLRPSVGASGGPDNPWGAGTLEWLPNDVYSTRSIPLVTSREPLWDQPDLPEDVKEGRHFLPNAPTGGRETIVTSAVEGRPQYVIRMPGPGFAHVIAAVFTAAFFLLLTVKLVTIAIACGAVAVGACLVWAWALDKPPGRSVDIGGGIRLPTYQTGPMSHSWWATVVLILVAGSLYLAFVFSYLYLWIVSPDVWAPRGSPELPHPAWAFAAAGLALAGTAATFLAGRLLPAPGRRGFGAPLLFALAAACLAGAVALNIGSHWQTGLRPTDNAYGAMVYMAGVLDAQLAVAVAMLFGFAVARAATRRLDRERRVGFEVAALLSAYTAGQIVFGLLLVHGFPRVAG; encoded by the coding sequence GTGAAGGACGATGCCCGAACCCAGCTGCCGAACCCGGAGCCGCGCCCCGAGGGCGAGGAGGACCAACTGCTGCGGATCTGGGCACGGCCCCGGGGCTGGCGGATCCTCTCCGACGTCAACAACATCACCGTCGGCATCGCCTATCTGGGGGCGGCCTTCCTGTTCTTCCTGCTGGCCGGGATCCTCGGGCTGCTCATGCGCACCCAGCTGGCCGTGCCCGGGAACGACGTGATCGGCCAGGACCTCTACAACCAGATCTTCACCATGCACGGCACGACGATGATGTTCCTGTTCGCCGTGCCGGCGGTCGAAGCGCTGGGGGTGATGCTGCTGCCGCAGATGCTGGCCGCCCGCGACCTGCCGTTCCCGCGGCTCAGCGCCTTCGCGATCTGGGCCTATGTCGTCGGCGGCCTGGTCTTCTTCTCGACCATCCTCTACGACCTCGCGCCGTCAGGCGGCTGGTTCATGTACACGCCGCTGACGCTCAAGGAGTTCTCGCCGGGCGACAACGCCGATTTCTGGCTGCTCGGCATCGGCTTCATCGAGATCTCGGCGATCGCCGGCGCGGTCGAGATCGTCGTCGGCACGCTGAAGACGCGGCCGCCGGGAATGTCGCTGGCCAAGATGCCGATCTTCGCCTGGGCGATGCTGATCTTCGCGGCGATGATCATCTTCGCCTTTCCGGCCGTCATCCTCGGCACCATGCTGCTCGAGATCGAGCGGTCCTTCGGCTGGCCCTTCTTCACCGCGGCCAAGGGCGGCGACCCGCTGCTGTGGCAGCACCTGTTCTGGTTCTTCGGCCATCCCGAGGTCTACATCATCTTCCTGCCCGCGGCGGGGCTGGTCTCGATGATCGTATCGACCATGGCGCGGCGGCCGCTGGTGGGGCACGACCTGATCGTGGTGGCGCTGATCGGGACCGGCTTCTTCTCCTTCGGCCTGTGGGTCCACCACATGTTCACCACGGGCATCCCGTCGCTCAGCCTGGCCTTCTTCTCCGCCGCCAGCATGGCGGTGGCGATCCCGTCCGGCATCCAGGTCTTCTCCTGGATCGCGACGATCGCGGCGAGCCGGGGCCGGTTCCGCATCACCACGCCGTCGCTGTTCGTGCTCGGCTTCCTCGTCATCTTCACGATGGGCGGGCTGACCGGCGTCATGGTCGCCCTGGTCCCGGTCGACTTCCAGGTGCACGACAGCTATTTCGTCGTCGCCCATCTCCATTACGTGCTGATCGGCGGGATGGTGTTCCCGCTGTTCGCGACCTTCTATTACTGGGCGCCGATGGTGAGCCGGAGGATGCTGTCCGAGCGCCTCGGGCGCTGGGTCTTCGGGCTGATGTTCACCGGCTTCCACATCGCCTTCTTCCCGATGCATCTGGCGGGGCTGCTGGGGATGCCGCGGCGCGTCTGGACCTATCCCGGCGAGCTCGGCTGGAACACGCTGAACCTGGTCTCGACCATCGGCGCCTATGTCCTCGCCGCCGGCGTGCTGCTGTTCCTGATCGATCTCTGCCGCAACCTCCGGCCGTCCGTCGGCGCCTCCGGCGGGCCCGACAATCCCTGGGGCGCGGGCACGCTGGAGTGGCTGCCAAACGACGTCTACTCGACCCGCAGCATCCCGCTGGTGACGAGCCGCGAGCCGCTGTGGGACCAGCCGGACCTGCCTGAGGACGTGAAGGAAGGCCGGCATTTCCTGCCCAATGCCCCGACCGGCGGCCGCGAGACCATCGTCACCAGCGCCGTCGAGGGCCGGCCGCAATATGTCATCCGCATGCCCGGGCCGGGCTTCGCCCATGTCATCGCCGCCGTGTTCACGGCAGCGTTCTTCCTGCTGCTGACCGTCAAGCTGGTCACCATCGCGATCGCCTGCGGCGCCGTCGCCGTCGGCGCCTGCCTGGTCTGGGCCTGGGCGCTCGACAAGCCGCCCGGCCGATCCGTCGACATCGGTGGCGGCATCCGCCTGCCGACCTACCAGACCGGCCCGATGTCCCATTCCTGGTGGGCGACGGTGGTGCTGATCCTCGTCGCCGGCTCGCTCTACCTCGCCTTCGTCTTCTCCTACCTCTATCTCTGGATCGTCTCGCCCGACGTCTGGGCGCCGCGGGGCTCGCCGGAGCTGCCGCATCCCGCCTGGGCCTTCGCCGCCGCCGGCCTCGCCTTGGCGGGGACCGCAGCGACCTTCCTCGCCGGACGGCTGCTTCCCGCACCCGGCCGGCGCGGCTTCGGCGCACCCCTTCTGTTCGCGCTGGCCGCCGCCTGCCTCGCCGGCGCGGTGGCGCTCAATATCGGCAGCCACTGGCAAACCGGGCTGCGCCCCACCGACAACGCCTATGGCGCGATGGTCTATATGGCCGGCGTGCTTGACGCCCAGCTCGCCGTCGCTGTCGCCATGCTCTTCGGGTTCGCCGTCGCCCGCGCGGCGACCCGTCGCCTTGACCGCGAGCGGCGGGTCGGCTTCGAGGTCGCCGCGCTGCTCTCGGCCTACACCGCCGGACAGATCGTGTTCGGCCTCCTGCTCGTGCACGGCTTTCCCAGGGTGGCGGGCTGA
- a CDS encoding c-type cytochrome, with amino-acid sequence MPVPAAARRRAMAFGALIAVAGAVALGAVLVLSGIYNVGASAGHLPLTDRLLKLVLWRSVDTHSAGIEAPDLADPGLVRLGARHFAAGCEPCHAGPGIRQSPVAAAMVPAPPALDDSGAAWEARELFWIVRHGFKFTGMPQWPGDGRDDEVWPVVAFLRRLPGMSPGDYAALTGRETAGSGTAGCALCHGDAGRVPVADPAPALQGQNEAYLRRALEEYAVGARQSGMMEAIAAGLPPGERDRLARDFAAMPPPAGGDTARDPEAVERGAAIALHGAARQAVPPCLACHSGQRSSQFPRLDGLSAGYVAGQLRLFRDGVRGGTPYGAIMAPIAGRLTDRQIEDAAAYFASRDRPGMAAGTGEAAR; translated from the coding sequence ATGCCCGTTCCTGCGGCGGCGCGCCGCCGCGCCATGGCGTTCGGCGCGCTGATCGCGGTGGCCGGCGCCGTGGCTCTCGGTGCGGTTCTGGTTCTCTCAGGGATCTACAATGTCGGCGCGTCGGCCGGGCATCTCCCCCTGACCGACCGGCTGCTCAAGCTGGTGCTCTGGCGCTCGGTTGACACCCACAGCGCCGGCATCGAGGCGCCCGACCTCGCCGATCCCGGCCTCGTCCGCCTGGGCGCCCGGCACTTCGCCGCCGGCTGCGAGCCGTGCCACGCCGGGCCCGGAATCCGCCAGAGTCCCGTCGCCGCCGCCATGGTTCCGGCCCCCCCTGCGCTCGACGACAGCGGCGCGGCCTGGGAGGCGAGGGAGCTGTTCTGGATCGTCCGCCACGGCTTCAAGTTCACCGGCATGCCGCAATGGCCGGGCGACGGCCGCGACGACGAGGTCTGGCCGGTCGTCGCCTTCCTCCGCCGGCTGCCCGGCATGTCGCCCGGCGACTATGCCGCGCTGACCGGACGCGAGACCGCCGGATCCGGCACGGCCGGCTGCGCCCTGTGCCACGGCGATGCCGGCCGGGTCCCGGTGGCGGATCCGGCGCCGGCGCTGCAGGGGCAGAACGAGGCCTATCTTCGGCGGGCGCTGGAGGAATACGCCGTCGGCGCGCGCCAGAGCGGCATGATGGAGGCGATCGCCGCGGGCCTGCCACCCGGCGAACGGGACAGGCTGGCCCGGGACTTCGCGGCCATGCCGCCCCCGGCCGGTGGCGACACGGCACGGGATCCCGAGGCGGTCGAAAGAGGGGCGGCGATCGCCCTCCACGGCGCAGCCCGGCAGGCCGTTCCGCCCTGCCTCGCCTGCCATTCCGGGCAGAGGTCGTCGCAGTTTCCCCGGCTGGACGGGCTGTCCGCCGGGTACGTCGCCGGCCAGCTGCGGCTGTTCCGCGACGGGGTCCGGGGCGGCACCCCCTACGGCGCGATCATGGCGCCGATCGCCGGGCGCCTGACCGACCGGCAGATCGAGGACGCCGCCGCCTATTTCGCCAGCCGCGACAGGCCCGGAATGGCGGCCGGCACCGGCGAGGCGGCGCGATGA